From a region of the Paenibacillus crassostreae genome:
- a CDS encoding N-6 DNA methylase, translated as MDNNNGKTLYTLDKMRGVLNTEQNDRIIVPLLALRYAYAYQKEDDFQFSISWEELCSDRTGDKIICAMNELAIQKPWIEQGLKLFEVEGIRNLDSLLYELRKVELAKDNRELLEIYFSLSAKNRSKYGVSNEAKKLYEPKEVNELAVKLLDIKSDSSVYDFHAGYGRPLVEAARSNSNISVYGMDANPELVGIAELSAFMCGLQQGDFQQGDVFNVLRNEVGSERKFDYVISHPPLGIKLNEGIHTKYGEIRRDGTLGFVVHALESLKEEGKGIVTVSNGVLFQGSGGIRKELIDNDWIDAVITLPAGIFTGSGLSITMLVINKKKAPERKGKVQVIDASSFGERKRGAVIMSSSELDQIKDSYFNYKEDNKLCRILDISEISQNKYNLLPGFYLQMEDASSLIGEVQIDRSAFEKNQETIKLKDMVRIYRGLNTASGLDTDTLNAKVIQLADVQDGSLHLETVGTYGLKLSTKEEEAEIQVGDVLLTSRGIAMKCAVVTEITNGPYYLSANFIGLRPSQGVNPYFLLTFFESPIGESYIRSLRKGVTLPILNRNDIEDIPIPNLTSEEMEQIGNQYKKVLSDYTEAKIAAEHMQVSQLEQIYRKMGISKGYKRKD; from the coding sequence TTGGATAACAATAATGGAAAAACACTTTATACCTTGGATAAAATGCGAGGTGTTTTAAATACTGAACAGAATGATCGTATAATCGTTCCTTTGCTTGCTTTACGATATGCCTATGCATATCAAAAAGAGGATGACTTTCAGTTCTCCATTTCGTGGGAAGAGCTATGTAGCGATCGCACCGGAGATAAAATTATATGTGCAATGAATGAATTAGCTATTCAAAAACCGTGGATAGAACAGGGGTTAAAACTATTCGAGGTAGAAGGTATCAGAAATTTAGATAGTTTATTATATGAACTTAGAAAAGTAGAACTAGCCAAAGATAACAGGGAGCTTCTTGAAATTTACTTTTCATTAAGCGCTAAAAATCGTAGCAAATATGGCGTGTCAAATGAAGCGAAGAAATTATATGAACCAAAGGAAGTCAATGAACTGGCTGTTAAACTTCTGGATATCAAGTCGGACTCTTCCGTCTATGATTTTCATGCTGGGTATGGAAGACCACTTGTAGAAGCAGCACGCTCAAATTCAAATATTTCTGTCTATGGAATGGATGCTAATCCAGAACTAGTAGGGATTGCAGAGCTTTCTGCTTTTATGTGTGGCTTACAACAGGGGGATTTTCAGCAAGGTGATGTGTTCAACGTATTACGAAATGAAGTGGGGTCTGAACGAAAGTTTGATTATGTGATCTCGCATCCGCCTCTTGGGATTAAACTGAATGAAGGGATTCATACCAAATATGGCGAGATTCGAAGAGATGGGACACTGGGATTTGTAGTTCATGCTTTAGAATCGTTGAAAGAAGAAGGTAAAGGGATAGTAACGGTCTCGAATGGTGTATTGTTTCAAGGATCGGGAGGAATACGTAAAGAACTGATCGATAATGATTGGATTGATGCTGTCATTACCTTACCTGCCGGCATTTTCACTGGTAGCGGTCTCTCGATCACGATGCTTGTCATTAATAAGAAGAAGGCACCTGAACGTAAAGGAAAGGTACAAGTAATCGATGCTAGCTCATTTGGTGAACGAAAACGTGGAGCAGTTATCATGTCATCTTCCGAATTGGATCAAATTAAGGACAGTTATTTTAACTATAAGGAAGATAATAAGTTATGTCGTATTCTCGATATATCTGAAATAAGTCAAAATAAATATAATCTATTACCTGGTTTTTATCTACAAATGGAAGATGCTTCATCTCTTATTGGAGAGGTACAGATCGATCGTTCTGCATTTGAGAAAAATCAAGAAACGATCAAATTAAAGGATATGGTACGTATTTACAGAGGGCTAAATACGGCAAGTGGTTTAGATACCGATACACTAAATGCGAAGGTCATTCAACTAGCAGATGTACAGGATGGATCTTTACATCTAGAGACAGTGGGTACGTACGGGTTAAAATTATCAACGAAGGAAGAAGAAGCCGAAATTCAAGTAGGTGATGTGCTCTTAACAAGTAGAGGAATTGCTATGAAGTGTGCGGTTGTAACAGAGATCACGAATGGTCCATATTACTTGTCGGCAAATTTTATAGGGCTTCGTCCTAGTCAAGGAGTTAATCCTTACTTTCTACTAACATTCTTTGAAAGTCCAATTGGCGAGTCCTATATTCGTTCCTTAAGGAAGGGTGTAACTCTACCCATATTAAACAGAAATGATATAGAGGATATCCCTATTCCTAATCTAACATCGGAAGAAATGGAGCAGATTGGGAATCAATATAAGAAAGTTTTAAGCGATTATACCGAAGCGAAAATAGCAGCTGAACATATGCAAGTTAGCCAGTTAGAGCAAATTTACAGGAAGATGGGTATTAGCAAAGGTTATAAGAGAAAAGATTAG
- a CDS encoding MBL fold metallo-hydrolase: protein MKKKAIFLIFISILLVMLPVIASAHPGKTDANGGHYCRTNCAKWGLKDGEYHYHNGGGSSTEKEREDKNKSTTTPANTTLLLPKKQTVGTLQVYYFDVGQGDSTLIRTPKDQYILIDGGNNNQGKNVVKYLESLGVKTLDVMIATHPDADHVGGLDDVLKAVDVKSVYAPKVSHTTDTYIDFLTAVKKEGRTIKSVTKGVTIPLNGVEAKFLAPVNTYGDDLNNWSAVLKVTYKNNSFLFAADAELQSENDMLLDKSSLKADVLKVGHHGSTSSTSKSFIDAVKPKYAIISVGKNNYGHPNSGILTRLKNVKSTTYRTDQKGTITAISDGTKITFTSTKESK from the coding sequence ATGAAGAAGAAAGCAATCTTTTTAATTTTCATATCCATTCTATTAGTCATGCTACCTGTCATAGCTAGCGCCCACCCAGGAAAAACGGATGCCAATGGTGGCCATTATTGCCGGACCAATTGTGCAAAATGGGGCCTTAAAGATGGAGAATATCATTACCATAACGGAGGAGGGTCATCAACAGAGAAAGAGAGGGAAGATAAAAACAAATCTACTACAACCCCAGCAAACACGACACTACTCTTACCAAAGAAACAAACCGTAGGTACATTACAAGTGTATTACTTTGACGTTGGCCAAGGTGACTCCACACTCATCCGTACACCGAAAGACCAATACATCCTCATCGATGGTGGAAATAACAATCAAGGAAAAAACGTTGTGAAATACCTGGAGTCTCTCGGTGTTAAGACATTAGACGTGATGATCGCCACCCATCCAGATGCGGATCATGTAGGCGGACTCGATGATGTGTTGAAAGCTGTTGATGTTAAATCTGTATATGCACCTAAAGTTTCTCATACGACTGATACATACATAGACTTCCTCACAGCAGTCAAAAAGGAAGGTCGGACAATCAAGAGCGTTACAAAAGGTGTGACCATTCCTTTAAACGGAGTAGAGGCTAAGTTTCTAGCCCCTGTTAATACTTATGGTGATGATTTGAATAATTGGAGTGCGGTTCTAAAGGTCACTTACAAAAATAACTCCTTCCTATTTGCTGCAGATGCTGAACTTCAATCGGAAAACGACATGCTTCTAGATAAATCTAGCTTAAAAGCTGATGTACTAAAGGTCGGACACCACGGTTCTACGAGTTCAACAAGTAAATCATTTATTGATGCGGTAAAACCTAAATATGCCATTATCTCAGTCGGTAAAAACAACTATGGTCATCCAAACTCAGGCATTCTAACTCGTCTTAAAAATGTAAAATCTACGACCTATCGAACCGATCAAAAAGGCACCATCACAGCAATCTCAGATGGTACTAAAATTACATTCACATCAACGAAGGAGAGTAAATAA
- a CDS encoding helix-turn-helix domain-containing protein, translating to MADHCHVKADTINLIRRNKNQPSLPVAIKICEFLNCDMDDLFHLEENPDYVGE from the coding sequence ATAGCAGATCATTGTCATGTTAAGGCAGATACAATCAATTTGATCAGACGTAATAAGAATCAACCTTCTTTACCAGTGGCCATAAAAATATGCGAGTTTTTAAATTGTGATATGGATGACTTGTTTCACTTGGAGGAAAATCCTGATTACGTGGGGGAATAA
- a CDS encoding Kiwa anti-phage protein KwaB-like domain-containing protein, producing the protein MSLESIIEQIKGVLDAPEGKVSLYFTKKDYRSSYTSYKPGISIDLQKEFVTIVIEALEELKEKEVVPFNPTGSLDDTLEVCNYESVDSLSHIIYSLDEGRLLEFPPDDISKFTFYCLVIKPNGSHDEEELLFFRRVTKFKKLKKGIVGRIVSGDFEKIDAELLGIDNYIDIVGYDSQLTIMNHISMERIFDIKTQYQESAKRTLAMIKDSNRIENFEQFEEDSINDGRVIRGLTKILQEPDKVNRCFENFEKVKELVNVVELDIKFSEDGSKIIYERKDQLQNITLIIRDAYYQTFITERLGVDELA; encoded by the coding sequence ATGTCATTGGAGAGTATTATTGAGCAGATAAAAGGAGTTTTGGATGCACCTGAAGGTAAAGTTTCTTTGTATTTTACAAAGAAGGATTATAGAAGCAGCTACACTTCTTATAAACCAGGTATTTCGATTGATCTGCAAAAGGAATTTGTAACTATTGTGATAGAGGCTCTTGAAGAACTTAAAGAAAAAGAAGTAGTACCATTTAATCCAACTGGATCTTTAGATGATACACTTGAAGTGTGTAATTATGAATCGGTCGATAGTTTATCGCATATAATATATAGTCTAGACGAGGGGAGATTGCTTGAGTTCCCCCCAGATGATATCTCGAAGTTTACGTTTTATTGTTTGGTAATTAAGCCGAACGGATCTCATGACGAAGAAGAATTGCTCTTCTTCCGAAGAGTGACTAAATTTAAAAAGTTGAAAAAGGGCATCGTTGGTCGTATTGTTTCAGGTGACTTTGAGAAAATAGATGCTGAATTGTTAGGTATAGATAATTATATTGATATTGTTGGATATGATTCTCAACTAACAATTATGAATCATATTTCAATGGAACGGATTTTCGACATAAAGACCCAGTATCAAGAAAGTGCTAAAAGAACTCTTGCTATGATAAAAGATAGTAACAGGATTGAAAATTTCGAACAGTTTGAAGAAGACAGTATCAATGATGGTAGAGTTATAAGAGGACTTACTAAAATTCTACAAGAACCTGACAAGGTAAACCGATGCTTTGAAAATTTTGAAAAAGTTAAAGAACTAGTAAATGTTGTAGAATTGGATATCAAATTTTCCGAAGATGGATCTAAAATAATTTATGAGAGAAAAGATCAATTACAAAATATCACATTAATAATTAGGGATGCATATTATCAAACATTTATTACGGAACGCTTAGGAGTAGATGAGTTAGCCTGA
- a CDS encoding MBL fold metallo-hydrolase, whose amino-acid sequence MKRKTSIALFISILLVMLPVIASAHPGKTDANGGHYCRTNCAKWGLKDGEYHYHNGESSKSEKEKEDKNKSTTTPTDTTLLLPKKQTVGTLQVYYFDVGQGDSTLIRTPKDQYILIDGGNNNQGKNVVKYLESLGVKTLDVMIATHPDADHIGGLDDVLKAVDVKSVYAPKVSHTTDTYKDFLLAVKNEGQSIKSVTKGLTIPLTDIAATFLAPVNTYGDDLNNWSAVLKVTYKNNSFLFAADAELESENDMLLDKSNLKADVLKVGHHGSTSSTSKSFIDAVKPKYAIISVGKNNYGHPNSGILARLTNVKATTYRTDQKGTITAISDGTKITFTSTKGSK is encoded by the coding sequence ATGAAGAGAAAAACTTCCATTGCATTATTTATATCCATTCTATTAGTCATGCTACCTGTCATAGCTAGCGCCCACCCAGGAAAAACGGATGCCAATGGCGGCCATTATTGCCGGACCAATTGTGCAAAATGGGGCCTTAAAGATGGAGAATATCATTACCATAACGGTGAATCAAGCAAATCTGAGAAAGAGAAAGAAGATAAAAACAAATCTACTACAACACCAACAGACACGACTCTACTCTTACCAAAAAAACAAACCGTAGGTACATTACAAGTGTATTATTTCGACGTTGGCCAAGGTGACTCCACACTCATCCGTACACCGAAAGACCAATACATCCTCATCGATGGTGGAAATAACAATCAAGGGAAAAACGTTGTGAAATACCTGGAGTCTCTCGGTGTTAAGACATTAGACGTGATGATCGCCACCCATCCAGATGCAGATCATATAGGTGGACTCGATGATGTACTGAAGGCTGTTGATGTTAAATCTGTATATGCACCTAAAGTCTCCCATACAACGGATACGTATAAGGATTTCCTTTTAGCTGTAAAAAATGAAGGCCAATCTATTAAAAGTGTAACCAAAGGTCTCACTATTCCACTAACCGATATTGCAGCTACCTTTTTAGCTCCCGTGAATACCTACGGTGATGATTTGAATAATTGGAGTGCGGTTCTAAAGGTCACTTACAAAAATAACTCCTTCCTATTTGCTGCAGATGCTGAGCTTGAATCGGAAAACGACATGCTTTTAGATAAATCCAATTTAAAAGCTGACGTTCTAAAGGTCGGACACCATGGCTCTACGAGTTCAACAAGTAAATCATTTATTGATGCGGTAAAACCTAAGTATGCCATTATCTCAGTCGGTAAAAACAACTATGGTCATCCAAACTCTGGCATTCTAGCTCGCCTTACAAATGTGAAAGCCACGACCTATCGGACGGATCAAAAAGGCACCATCACAGCCATCTCAGATGGTACTAAAATAACATTCACATCAACAAAGGGGAGTAAATAA
- a CDS encoding DUF3006 domain-containing protein, translating to MRKGILDRFEGKYAVIEFDGQTEDILKERLPANVKIGDTLLFNNNEISIDTADTNNREKEIKDLMDDLFED from the coding sequence ATGAGAAAAGGAATACTTGATCGATTTGAGGGTAAATATGCCGTTATAGAATTCGACGGACAAACAGAGGATATTTTAAAAGAAAGACTACCAGCAAATGTTAAGATCGGTGATACGCTTCTCTTCAATAATAATGAAATTTCGATCGATACGGCTGATACGAATAATAGAGAAAAAGAGATTAAAGACTTAATGGATGACTTGTTCGAGGATTAA
- a CDS encoding restriction endonuclease has translation MSFNEMYYSDNYSTFDEWLDLVHDYEEEVYPCFRIPYDEWVEEYLVNIEDKSIDEVKVLLRCLLVPITRRIDISNYETYVFLKDSKSKTDIEMMNSMSHNEVYKRLANEQDAWEGLTWVLELLPRNPYNAIKALQSYLFAQSNLPDDRIIGIEQCSEIIMAKFIHFENPLEKLTELKSVEFEWLIEYLYESMGYDTKWTLATRDGGKDIIADIDRTDGNEHVYVECKLYKTTKLKLETVRAFRDVMIENKVNRGVIFCTGYVNGNIKKFDKRIQIWSYEDINILLNAHLGSDWVDRLDILIENKRRKYKKE, from the coding sequence ATGTCGTTTAATGAAATGTATTACTCAGATAATTATAGTACATTTGATGAATGGTTAGATCTTGTTCATGATTACGAAGAAGAAGTGTATCCTTGTTTCAGAATCCCTTATGATGAGTGGGTAGAAGAGTACTTAGTTAATATTGAGGATAAGTCGATTGATGAAGTGAAAGTATTACTGAGATGCTTATTAGTTCCTATTACCCGAAGGATAGATATATCAAATTATGAAACTTATGTTTTTTTAAAGGACTCAAAGAGTAAAACGGATATCGAAATGATGAATAGTATGTCTCACAACGAGGTTTATAAAAGATTGGCTAACGAACAGGATGCTTGGGAAGGCTTAACGTGGGTTTTAGAATTATTACCAAGAAATCCTTACAATGCAATTAAAGCACTTCAGAGTTATCTATTTGCACAGTCTAATTTACCTGACGACAGAATCATAGGTATTGAGCAATGTTCTGAAATAATCATGGCTAAATTTATTCACTTTGAAAATCCTCTAGAAAAATTGACGGAGTTAAAGTCTGTAGAATTTGAATGGTTAATTGAGTATTTGTATGAAAGTATGGGGTACGATACGAAATGGACGCTGGCCACTCGGGATGGTGGTAAAGATATTATTGCAGATATAGATAGAACTGACGGTAATGAGCATGTATATGTTGAATGTAAGTTATATAAAACGACTAAGTTGAAACTAGAAACGGTAAGAGCATTTCGTGATGTTATGATAGAAAACAAAGTAAATAGAGGGGTGATATTCTGTACAGGGTATGTAAATGGAAATATTAAGAAGTTTGATAAAAGAATTCAGATATGGTCATATGAGGATATTAATATTCTGCTTAATGCACATTTAGGAAGTGACTGGGTTGATAGATTGGATATACTTATTGAAAATAAGCGAAGGAAGTATAAAAAAGAGTAA
- a CDS encoding DUF3006 domain-containing protein: MRKGILDRFEGEYAVIEFNGQTEDILKAKLPTDVKIGDTLLFNDNEISIDTADTKNREKEIQELMDELFED; this comes from the coding sequence ATGAGAAAAGGAATACTTGATCGATTTGAGGGTGAATATGCGGTTATAGAATTCAACGGACAAACAGAGGATATCTTAAAAGCAAAACTACCTACAGATGTTAAGATCGGTGATACGCTTCTCTTCAATGATAATGAAATTTCGATCGATACGGCTGATACGAAAAATAGAGAAAAAGAGATCCAAGAACTAATGGATGAATTATTTGAGGATTAA